The DNA region CGCGGTACCCCAGGCTTCCACCATCGCGATACAGGGGCTGCGCGCGGGCGGCGGGATCCGATCCGGACAGCGGGTCCTGATCAACGGCGCGGGCGGTGGGTCCGGCATGTTTGCCATCCAGATCGCAAACATGCAGGGCGCCGAGGTCACGGCGGTGGACCACGAGGCGAAGCTCGACCATATGCGCTCGCTCGGAGCCGACCACGTGATCGACTACCGCCGAACGGACTTCACCGAGACCGGCGAGCGCTACGACCTGATCCTCGACCTCGTCGGAACTCGCTCTGCCTCCGCCGTCCGGCGTGCGCTGGTCAAGGGCGGCGCCTACACCATGGCCGGCGGCACTATGCGCGCTTTCTTTCAGATCCTCTTGATCGGCCCCGTCGTGGGCGCCGTGTCCGGCACCCGGATTCGGATGCTTGCGGCCGAATCCAACTTCGCGAATCACGAGGCCGTACTCGGCTGGCTGCAGTCCGGCGACATCAAGCTCACCATCGACAGACGGTTCCCGCTGGAACAGGCCGCCGACGCCGTGCGGTATGTGGGAGAAGGCCGGTCGCGGGGGAAGGTGCTGGTCGTTCCGTAGCGACGGAGGAAAAGGGCAACGAATCAACGTCTATTTGATTCGTCGCCTTTTCCCTTTCCGAGAGTTCGAGGAGTGCTCTACAGTCCGAGGGTTGGCGCGACGACCGTGACAGTCGCGCAGAGGAGTCGCTTCAATGGAAGACCCGAGATCAACACACTCCCGGTTCCTGTTGACCCTGCTGCTTCGGATCGTGATCGTCCTGGCACTGCTCCCCTCGCAGTTGGCGTGTAGAACCGAAACCGTCACCGTCCCCGCAGCGGACGAAGAGGTCGCGATCGCAACGGAGAGCCCGGATGTGACACTCGCCGGCACGCTCAGCCTACCTGCAGGGAACGAACCGCACCCCGCGGTCTTGCTCCTGACCGGATCGGGCGGTCACACACGCGACCAGGTGATCTCGGGCACGCCGATGTTCAAGGTCATCGGTGACTATCTCGTCGATCGTGGGCTAGCGGTCCTTCGTGTGGACGACCGCGGCACCGGAGACTCCAGCGGTCCCTCGGTCCGAGAGTCGACGATGGACGATCGCGCTGCCGATGCGCGGGCCGCGTTTCGCTACTTGCTCGAGCGCC from Acidobacteriota bacterium includes:
- a CDS encoding NAD(P)-dependent alcohol dehydrogenase; the protein is AVPQASTIAIQGLRAGGGIRSGQRVLINGAGGGSGMFAIQIANMQGAEVTAVDHEAKLDHMRSLGADHVIDYRRTDFTETGERYDLILDLVGTRSASAVRRALVKGGAYTMAGGTMRAFFQILLIGPVVGAVSGTRIRMLAAESNFANHEAVLGWLQSGDIKLTIDRRFPLEQAADAVRYVGEGRSRGKVLVVP